Proteins from a genomic interval of Flammeovirgaceae bacterium SG7u.111:
- a CDS encoding SDR family NAD(P)-dependent oxidoreductase, giving the protein MSIDLNTPTGVDCNNNILPNSVPIAIVGMAGRFPKANSLEEFWQLLLNEQTTVEQMPEDRWNLDLFYDPDPSTPNRSYQKFGSFLKDIGHFDPLLFNISPAEAIEMAPSQKLMLELTWEAIESSSLAYDQITGKKVGVYIGNIWNDFEHVRKHLNANTTSHSAVGQSTNIIANRVSYSFGFTGPSLTLDTGCSSSLVALHLACQSIYNGESKMSVVGGINHILDHDQYVLLAKFGGLSKKGQCSAFSSEADGFVRGEGAGVVILKKLDDAIADGDNIIALVKGSSVNNNGYNVNLPATSTKGQKEMLAEAYKNSGIAPSEVHYVEAHGTGTKLGDPNEAKAIGGFFSEGRNGTPLKIGSVKTNIGHLEGAAGMAGLLKVLLSIKNKQIPSSLHFDKPNPEIPFEELNLEVNDTLTDWKVKDNESRKAGVNSFGWGGTNAHIVVEEYIVPIEVGQLEIKQANTIGDYLLNISAKSEVALKEYAQSYFKRILDAKSEKEILEICIASAINKPRLEYRLSVTGSSRDELVTKLQEFFKEGVATPAKLSNEKKVVFVFPGQGSQWVGMGRELFASEPVFKEVIEECEKAFAPHVDWSLKDQMFATKEEGRLKEINVIQPFLFAMEIALARLWMSKGIMPDAVVGHSMGEVASAHISGAISLADAANVICSRSKLMKTVSNTGGAMAVTELSEEEANKVVSNYKDILSVAVSNSPKSTVIAGNEPELLDVLKDLDEKGLFCKQVKVDVASHSPQMDPLMQPLRDALKGMSTYENDIPFYSTVMNREMTGEELSEDYWVKNLRGMVRFSDVVGSLLNEEHAIFIEMSPHPVLTNAISECAENADVDVATIASIFREKPEKISFLGNVGILFEKGFNIDWKSFYTVEKAPFVSLPSYPMQKQAFVLEDRSSLKNNGGGNDKNPLLGRRVHLAGVDDIFVWENKLSIERLSFVKDHKVNDNAILPGVSYLEILYAALQDAFGNGFHQVESLEFKTPVHLIENGSIDSQLKIVRKSQSSAEFTYFIKYSEEEGAEWQESATGSLIICGSREIISNDYLYSLNRSKNDVLINKDDFYKVTDSIGISYGQLFQGVNWILVNSKQAIAHVMPDQLFTQNNHPYFIHPAILDSCFQTIFTPVHELGGAKGNYTTFLSQLKGFRWFNKPQKGDSLLVEAEMKEAIEVNEAVTKQQVSLRIYDESGNFLADLEMLEAVIINNDKSDESESATADWLYRQSWKKVDLQLSEEKAQNQNWVIFEDHLGVENNLRKLFNEDGSNLIKVGPGAEYLQLDDNHYLVNFKDNKSIELLFNELSNREIKVDGIIHAASLNDRIRYESLDAGGLERIQYDGSVLLINLHKAIYQSSELDKSSLPKLFVLTNGLQPFVNKNTGLNIAQAPMWGLGKVLFNEHPDYRCCRVDMSYFPGEDEINSLYSLLSAKETEAEMLIREDQVFASRLVKDSLPSLGLDEVSFNAESTFVVTGFRGAAFELIKWMIDKGVNHLALLSRSGKADKNVVEAIEKYNKSGLDIKVYAADVSNFEQLESTFETINNEMPQVGGIVHAAGLINANRISDLSTDEFLEILSPKMQGAWNLHKLSLDLPIEHFIMFSSASSLLGLSGQGSYVASNTFIDCFAHYRNKVNLPATAINWGVIKDVGMVANEEDLEKYARAEGFEPFNMKEGVSVFDKIYSHRPIQTAITLLDIEKTAEYYDSLAETGYFDSLLEASEAGQNDNGVLDITSMSEEDALASIEHLIKQKVASITKASLDLINSSTTFKGLGIDSLMAIQLRNQLDKVFGVKLLVNNFWKHPSMGEFAAFVYKQMEELVGKEDSGIATSKWWTSHTTKEAPQMYLYAFHDAGGSSSLYDTWEDLHPKIELRAIELPGRGARLNDPTFTDIKQISEVIASEINEHSKGLPFAFFGHSMGGLIAFEVVRTLRNRAQKQPFTLFTSSTPALFSYNRLDYRDQMAEEELISRFPHLSSDRIKDENLRQDLIKIMRTDLGLISSYLYENKQPLNLPIISLRGMEDESVSLSQIELWSKETKASHETIERPGGHRYVENDTVFITNLINKKLIQFSEYQLVK; this is encoded by the coding sequence ATGAGTATCGACTTAAATACTCCTACGGGCGTTGACTGCAATAATAACATCTTGCCTAATTCGGTTCCAATCGCCATTGTTGGAATGGCAGGAAGATTTCCTAAAGCCAATAGTTTAGAAGAGTTTTGGCAGTTGCTGCTTAACGAACAGACTACTGTAGAGCAAATGCCAGAAGACCGCTGGAATCTTGATCTTTTTTATGATCCAGATCCTTCTACGCCAAACAGGTCTTACCAAAAGTTCGGGTCTTTCCTGAAAGATATAGGCCATTTTGATCCTTTGCTATTTAATATTTCCCCAGCAGAGGCAATAGAAATGGCACCATCTCAAAAATTAATGCTTGAGCTAACTTGGGAGGCAATTGAATCAAGTAGTTTGGCTTATGATCAGATTACAGGAAAGAAAGTAGGTGTTTACATTGGTAATATTTGGAATGATTTTGAACATGTACGTAAGCACCTAAACGCTAATACTACATCTCACTCTGCGGTAGGGCAGTCAACTAATATTATAGCAAATAGAGTTTCCTATAGTTTTGGTTTTACCGGTCCAAGCCTCACCCTAGACACAGGCTGTTCTTCCTCACTCGTAGCCCTACATCTCGCATGTCAGAGTATTTATAATGGTGAATCAAAAATGTCTGTAGTAGGTGGTATAAACCATATTCTGGATCATGATCAATATGTGTTACTTGCAAAATTTGGTGGGTTGTCAAAGAAAGGACAATGTAGTGCATTTAGTAGTGAAGCAGATGGCTTTGTTCGTGGTGAAGGTGCTGGCGTTGTTATATTGAAGAAGTTGGATGATGCAATAGCGGATGGAGATAATATTATAGCGTTGGTCAAAGGTAGTAGTGTGAATAACAATGGGTATAATGTGAATTTGCCAGCTACTAGTACCAAAGGGCAAAAGGAAATGTTGGCAGAAGCTTATAAAAATTCTGGCATCGCTCCATCAGAGGTTCACTATGTAGAAGCTCATGGCACAGGTACAAAATTAGGAGATCCTAATGAAGCAAAAGCAATAGGAGGGTTCTTTTCTGAAGGAAGAAATGGTACTCCTCTAAAAATAGGCTCTGTTAAAACAAATATTGGGCACTTGGAAGGTGCTGCTGGGATGGCAGGTTTATTAAAAGTATTGCTATCAATAAAGAATAAACAAATTCCTTCGAGTCTTCATTTCGACAAGCCTAACCCTGAAATCCCATTTGAAGAGCTTAATCTGGAAGTTAACGATACGTTGACGGATTGGAAGGTGAAAGATAATGAATCCAGAAAAGCGGGTGTAAACTCTTTTGGGTGGGGCGGTACTAATGCCCATATTGTAGTAGAGGAATATATAGTCCCTATAGAAGTGGGCCAACTTGAGATTAAGCAAGCTAATACGATTGGTGATTATCTACTGAATATTTCTGCAAAGAGTGAGGTAGCTCTAAAAGAATATGCTCAGTCGTATTTTAAAAGGATATTAGATGCAAAGTCCGAGAAGGAGATTTTAGAAATATGTATTGCCTCGGCTATCAACAAACCAAGGCTTGAGTATAGGTTGAGCGTTACGGGTAGTTCTAGAGATGAGTTGGTAACGAAGCTCCAAGAGTTTTTTAAAGAAGGGGTTGCCACTCCGGCAAAACTGAGCAATGAGAAGAAGGTAGTTTTTGTATTCCCAGGCCAAGGAAGCCAATGGGTAGGTATGGGGCGTGAATTGTTTGCCAGCGAGCCTGTGTTTAAAGAAGTTATAGAGGAATGCGAAAAAGCATTTGCTCCTCACGTAGATTGGTCGTTGAAAGACCAGATGTTTGCCACAAAAGAAGAAGGTAGGTTAAAGGAAATAAATGTTATCCAACCATTCCTTTTCGCTATGGAAATAGCTTTGGCTCGCCTTTGGATGAGCAAAGGAATTATGCCAGATGCTGTAGTTGGGCACAGTATGGGAGAAGTTGCATCTGCTCATATTTCAGGAGCTATTTCTCTAGCGGATGCAGCAAATGTGATCTGCAGCCGTTCTAAGCTCATGAAAACAGTGAGCAACACTGGAGGAGCAATGGCAGTGACAGAGCTTTCGGAAGAAGAAGCGAATAAGGTAGTTTCAAACTATAAAGACATTCTTTCTGTAGCGGTAAGCAACAGTCCCAAATCCACTGTAATAGCGGGTAATGAGCCAGAATTACTCGACGTGTTGAAAGATTTGGATGAGAAAGGCCTGTTCTGCAAACAAGTGAAAGTAGATGTTGCATCTCACTCCCCCCAAATGGATCCTTTGATGCAACCTTTGCGCGATGCGCTAAAAGGAATGAGTACTTACGAGAACGATATACCTTTTTATTCTACTGTAATGAACAGAGAAATGACGGGTGAGGAGCTTTCGGAAGATTATTGGGTTAAAAACCTGAGGGGAATGGTGCGTTTTTCAGATGTGGTAGGCTCACTGCTGAATGAAGAACATGCTATTTTTATTGAAATGAGTCCACATCCAGTACTTACAAATGCTATTAGCGAGTGTGCAGAAAATGCTGATGTAGATGTAGCGACTATTGCCTCTATTTTCAGGGAAAAGCCAGAGAAAATATCTTTCTTGGGCAACGTAGGTATATTATTTGAAAAAGGGTTCAATATAGATTGGAAGTCGTTTTATACTGTAGAAAAAGCACCATTTGTGAGCTTACCTTCTTATCCTATGCAAAAGCAAGCCTTTGTGCTGGAAGATAGGAGCAGTCTTAAGAATAATGGGGGTGGTAATGATAAAAACCCACTTTTAGGCCGTAGGGTACATCTAGCAGGTGTTGACGATATCTTTGTTTGGGAAAACAAATTAAGCATCGAGCGTCTGTCGTTTGTGAAAGACCATAAAGTAAATGACAATGCGATCTTACCAGGGGTTAGTTACTTAGAAATTTTATATGCAGCATTGCAAGATGCTTTTGGCAATGGATTCCATCAAGTGGAAAGCTTAGAGTTTAAGACTCCAGTACACTTAATAGAAAACGGGTCTATTGATTCACAGTTAAAAATAGTTCGCAAAAGCCAAAGCAGTGCAGAGTTTACCTATTTCATTAAATACAGTGAAGAGGAAGGTGCCGAATGGCAAGAGAGCGCAACGGGATCATTGATTATTTGCGGTAGCCGTGAAATTATTTCAAATGATTATTTGTACAGCCTCAACCGCTCAAAAAATGATGTGCTGATCAACAAAGATGACTTTTATAAAGTCACCGATTCTATAGGAATCAGCTATGGTCAGTTGTTTCAAGGTGTTAACTGGATATTGGTCAATAGCAAGCAGGCAATCGCACATGTAATGCCCGACCAGTTATTTACCCAAAACAACCACCCATATTTCATTCACCCTGCTATTTTAGATAGCTGCTTCCAAACCATTTTCACTCCTGTTCATGAATTAGGAGGGGCTAAAGGGAATTATACAACCTTCTTGTCCCAACTGAAAGGGTTTAGGTGGTTTAACAAACCCCAAAAAGGTGATAGTTTGCTTGTGGAGGCCGAAATGAAAGAGGCAATAGAGGTAAATGAAGCTGTAACTAAGCAGCAAGTCAGCTTACGTATTTACGATGAAAGCGGTAATTTCTTAGCTGATTTAGAGATGCTTGAAGCTGTTATAATCAACAATGATAAGAGTGATGAAAGCGAATCGGCTACAGCTGATTGGCTATACCGCCAAAGTTGGAAAAAAGTAGACCTTCAACTGTCTGAAGAAAAGGCTCAGAATCAAAACTGGGTAATATTTGAAGATCACTTAGGAGTGGAGAATAATTTACGCAAGCTGTTTAATGAGGATGGTAGCAATCTTATCAAGGTAGGGCCTGGAGCTGAATACCTTCAGTTGGATGATAACCACTACTTGGTAAATTTTAAGGATAATAAGAGTATAGAGCTGCTATTTAATGAATTGAGCAATAGGGAGATCAAGGTAGATGGGATTATTCATGCAGCTTCGCTCAATGACCGTATTCGTTATGAAAGCTTAGATGCAGGTGGCCTAGAACGTATCCAATATGATGGAAGTGTGCTGTTGATCAATCTCCATAAAGCTATTTACCAATCAAGTGAACTGGATAAGAGTTCGCTTCCTAAACTTTTCGTGCTTACCAATGGTTTACAGCCGTTTGTGAATAAAAATACGGGCTTGAATATAGCTCAAGCACCTATGTGGGGGCTTGGTAAGGTACTGTTCAATGAGCATCCGGATTACCGCTGTTGCCGAGTAGATATGAGTTATTTCCCAGGAGAGGATGAAATTAATAGCTTATACAGTTTGCTTTCAGCAAAAGAAACCGAGGCTGAAATGCTAATTCGCGAAGATCAAGTTTTTGCTTCAAGGTTAGTGAAGGACAGCTTGCCTTCGTTAGGCTTGGATGAAGTTAGCTTTAATGCAGAATCTACCTTTGTAGTGACCGGTTTTAGAGGGGCTGCCTTTGAACTGATTAAGTGGATGATTGACAAAGGTGTTAACCATTTGGCACTTTTGAGCAGGAGTGGAAAAGCTGATAAAAATGTTGTTGAGGCTATTGAGAAGTATAATAAGAGTGGGCTAGACATCAAGGTTTATGCAGCCGATGTCTCTAATTTTGAACAATTGGAAAGCACCTTTGAGACCATCAACAATGAAATGCCTCAGGTTGGAGGAATTGTTCATGCTGCAGGTCTTATCAATGCGAATCGCATTAGTGATTTGAGTACAGATGAGTTTCTTGAAATCCTATCTCCCAAAATGCAAGGGGCATGGAACCTTCACAAGCTAAGCCTTGATCTACCAATAGAGCACTTTATCATGTTCTCCTCTGCATCATCTCTACTTGGTTTAAGTGGACAAGGTAGCTATGTGGCAAGCAATACCTTCATCGATTGTTTCGCCCATTACAGAAATAAAGTGAACTTGCCTGCTACAGCAATTAACTGGGGAGTTATAAAAGATGTTGGTATGGTTGCCAACGAAGAGGATCTAGAGAAATATGCAAGAGCCGAAGGGTTTGAGCCTTTCAATATGAAGGAGGGAGTATCGGTTTTTGACAAGATATATTCACATAGGCCTATTCAAACTGCCATTACTCTTCTAGATATTGAAAAAACAGCTGAGTATTATGATTCCCTAGCAGAGACTGGATATTTTGATAGCTTATTAGAAGCTTCAGAGGCAGGTCAGAATGATAATGGCGTACTTGATATTACTTCAATGAGCGAAGAAGATGCTTTAGCAAGTATTGAGCATCTGATTAAGCAAAAAGTAGCTTCAATTACTAAAGCATCATTAGATTTGATAAATAGTAGTACCACTTTCAAGGGGCTCGGCATAGATTCACTAATGGCTATTCAGCTAAGAAACCAGTTAGATAAGGTTTTTGGTGTGAAACTGCTAGTGAATAACTTCTGGAAACACCCTTCCATGGGCGAATTTGCAGCCTTTGTGTATAAGCAAATGGAAGAGCTTGTTGGGAAAGAAGACTCAGGTATAGCTACTTCTAAATGGTGGACAAGTCATACGACCAAAGAAGCTCCCCAAATGTATCTATACGCCTTCCACGATGCTGGCGGAAGCAGTAGTCTTTACGATACTTGGGAAGATTTACATCCAAAAATCGAACTGAGGGCAATTGAGTTGCCAGGAAGGGGAGCTAGGCTGAACGATCCTACTTTTACAGATATTAAGCAAATATCGGAGGTGATTGCCTCAGAAATAAATGAACATAGCAAGGGTCTCCCTTTTGCTTTCTTTGGACATTCTATGGGAGGTCTGATAGCATTTGAGGTAGTAAGAACTCTTAGAAATAGAGCCCAGAAGCAACCATTTACCCTGTTTACTTCATCAACACCTGCTTTGTTTAGTTATAATAGGCTAGACTATAGGGATCAGATGGCAGAGGAAGAATTGATCAGCAGATTTCCTCATTTGAGTTCTGATAGAATTAAGGATGAAAATTTACGTCAGGATCTCATAAAAATCATGCGCACAGATTTAGGTTTGATCAGCAGCTATTTATATGAAAATAAACAGCCACTTAATCTACCTATTATTTCATTGAGAGGAATGGAAGACGAGTCGGTTTCTCTAAGCCAAATAGAGCTATGGAGCAAGGAAACAAAAGCTTCCCATGAAACTATAGAGCGACCTGGTGGTCACCGCTATGTGGAGAATGATACGGTATTTATCACTAACCTGATTAATAAAAAACTCATTCAATTTTCTGAATATCAACTTGTAAAATAG
- a CDS encoding lipocalin-like domain-containing protein, whose translation METNIEKKIGDRILGAWELVSWVFEDQNGGIVNYFGDNPKGMLMFMDSGYMSVQVSKGERGTFEKPGIDQGTLEERGKAFESYIAYYGRFEEIRPGELSHEVEGSLFPNWVNGKEVRFASLQGSILTLSTNLISTEAGGIIFKISWRKL comes from the coding sequence ATGGAAACAAATATAGAAAAGAAGATTGGTGATCGAATTTTAGGAGCTTGGGAGCTTGTCAGCTGGGTTTTTGAAGACCAGAATGGAGGCATTGTTAATTATTTTGGGGATAACCCTAAGGGGATGTTGATGTTCATGGATTCGGGTTATATGAGTGTACAAGTATCTAAGGGAGAACGAGGGACGTTCGAGAAACCTGGTATCGATCAAGGAACTCTTGAAGAAAGAGGAAAGGCATTTGAATCTTATATTGCTTATTATGGGCGATTTGAGGAAATTAGGCCAGGGGAGTTAAGCCATGAGGTTGAAGGGTCATTATTTCCAAACTGGGTTAATGGTAAGGAGGTTAGGTTTGCAAGCCTACAAGGCTCAATTTTGACCCTTTCAACTAATTTGATATCTACTGAGGCTGGAGGTATAATATTTAAGATTTCTTGGCGTAAGCTTTAA